A genome region from Pithys albifrons albifrons isolate INPA30051 chromosome 24, PitAlb_v1, whole genome shotgun sequence includes the following:
- the GPN2 gene encoding GPN-loop GTPase 2 isoform X1 codes for MIPEVFSNLFCSTFPKNGVGFGSCQNSNPGTPNPSRSSGPPGGAVGQRRPRRARNEALWDCGHPDPARGAPQQEQQDRRCSTMSEGGRGGSLAFGQVVIGPPGSGKSTYCHAMGEFLGRLGRRVAVVNLDPANEALPGPCALDIAQLITLPDVMGSLGLGPNGGLLYCMEYLEANVDWLQEQLEGLKGHYVLFDCPGQVELYTHHNSLKNVFAHLAKWNFRLAAVHLVDSHYCTDPGKFISVLCTSLSTMLHVELPHVNILSKMDLIEQYGKLAFNLDYYTEVLDLSYLVDHLASDPFFRNYRRLNEKLVEVIEDYSLVSFVPLNVQDKESMRQVMQAVDKANGYSFGDQEHRSLEALMSAAVGADFHFSSTLAVQEKYVQSQDKAVEEEVMDL; via the exons ATGATcccggaggtcttttccaacctatttTGTTCTACGTTTCCCAAAAACGGAGTGGGGTTTGGAAGTTGCCAGAACTCGAACCCGGGGACCCCAAACCCGTCGCGGTCCTCCgggccgccagggggcgctgtGGGGCAGCGGAGGCCGCGCCGCGCGCGGAACGAGGCGCTCTGGGACTGCGGCCACCCGGACCCTGCGCGGGGGGCACCG cagcaggagcagcaggacaggagatGCTCCACCATGTCTGAGGGCGGCCGGGGCGGCTCACTGGCCTTTGGCCAGGTGGTCATCGGGCCCCCGGGCTCAGGGAAGAGCACCTACTGCCATGCCATGGGGGAGttcctgggcaggctggggcGCAGGGTGGCCGTGGTGAACCTGGACCCTGCCAACGAGGCGCTGCCCGgcccctgtgccctggacaTCGCCCAGCTCATCACCCTGCCCGACGTCATGGGCAGCCTCGGGCTGGGCCCCAACGGGGGCCTCCTCTACTGCATGGAGTACCTGGAGGCCAACGTGgactggctgcaggagcagctggaggggctcAAGGGGCACTATGTCCTCTTTGACTGCCCCGGGCAGGTGGAGCTCTACACGCACCACAATTCCCTGAAGAATGTCTTTGCACACTTGGCCAAGTGGAATTTCAGG ctggctgcagtgcATCTGGTGGATTCCCACTACTGCACAGACCCTGGGAAGTtcatctctgtgctctgcaccTCCCTGTCCACCATGCTGCACGTGGAGCTGCCCCACGTCAACATCCTCTCCAAGATGGACCTCATCGAGCAGTATGGGAAGCTGG ctttcaACCTGGATTATTACACCGAGGTCCTGGATCTCTCCTACCTGGTTGACCATTTGGCCTCCGATCCCTTCTTCCGGAATTACCGGCGCCTCAACGAGAAGCTGGTGGAGGTCATCGAGGACTACAGCCTGGTGTCCTTTGTGCCCCTCAACGTGCAG GACAAGGAGAGCATGCGGCAGGTGATGCAGGCGGTGGACAAAGCCAACGGTTACTCCTTTGGAGACCAGGAGCACAGGAGCCTGGAAGCTCTGAtgtcagcagcagtgggagctgaTTTCCACTTCTCTTC CACCCTGGCAGTGCAGGAGAAGTATGTGCAATCTCAGGACAAAGCCGTGGAAGAAGAGGTGATGGATCTGTGA
- the GPN2 gene encoding GPN-loop GTPase 2 isoform X2 gives MIPEVFSNLFCSTFPKNGVGFGSCQNSNPGTPNPSRSSGPPGGAVGQRRPRRARNEALWDCGHPDPARGAPQEQQDRRCSTMSEGGRGGSLAFGQVVIGPPGSGKSTYCHAMGEFLGRLGRRVAVVNLDPANEALPGPCALDIAQLITLPDVMGSLGLGPNGGLLYCMEYLEANVDWLQEQLEGLKGHYVLFDCPGQVELYTHHNSLKNVFAHLAKWNFRLAAVHLVDSHYCTDPGKFISVLCTSLSTMLHVELPHVNILSKMDLIEQYGKLAFNLDYYTEVLDLSYLVDHLASDPFFRNYRRLNEKLVEVIEDYSLVSFVPLNVQDKESMRQVMQAVDKANGYSFGDQEHRSLEALMSAAVGADFHFSSTLAVQEKYVQSQDKAVEEEVMDL, from the exons ATGATcccggaggtcttttccaacctatttTGTTCTACGTTTCCCAAAAACGGAGTGGGGTTTGGAAGTTGCCAGAACTCGAACCCGGGGACCCCAAACCCGTCGCGGTCCTCCgggccgccagggggcgctgtGGGGCAGCGGAGGCCGCGCCGCGCGCGGAACGAGGCGCTCTGGGACTGCGGCCACCCGGACCCTGCGCGGGGGGCACCG caggagcagcaggacaggagatGCTCCACCATGTCTGAGGGCGGCCGGGGCGGCTCACTGGCCTTTGGCCAGGTGGTCATCGGGCCCCCGGGCTCAGGGAAGAGCACCTACTGCCATGCCATGGGGGAGttcctgggcaggctggggcGCAGGGTGGCCGTGGTGAACCTGGACCCTGCCAACGAGGCGCTGCCCGgcccctgtgccctggacaTCGCCCAGCTCATCACCCTGCCCGACGTCATGGGCAGCCTCGGGCTGGGCCCCAACGGGGGCCTCCTCTACTGCATGGAGTACCTGGAGGCCAACGTGgactggctgcaggagcagctggaggggctcAAGGGGCACTATGTCCTCTTTGACTGCCCCGGGCAGGTGGAGCTCTACACGCACCACAATTCCCTGAAGAATGTCTTTGCACACTTGGCCAAGTGGAATTTCAGG ctggctgcagtgcATCTGGTGGATTCCCACTACTGCACAGACCCTGGGAAGTtcatctctgtgctctgcaccTCCCTGTCCACCATGCTGCACGTGGAGCTGCCCCACGTCAACATCCTCTCCAAGATGGACCTCATCGAGCAGTATGGGAAGCTGG ctttcaACCTGGATTATTACACCGAGGTCCTGGATCTCTCCTACCTGGTTGACCATTTGGCCTCCGATCCCTTCTTCCGGAATTACCGGCGCCTCAACGAGAAGCTGGTGGAGGTCATCGAGGACTACAGCCTGGTGTCCTTTGTGCCCCTCAACGTGCAG GACAAGGAGAGCATGCGGCAGGTGATGCAGGCGGTGGACAAAGCCAACGGTTACTCCTTTGGAGACCAGGAGCACAGGAGCCTGGAAGCTCTGAtgtcagcagcagtgggagctgaTTTCCACTTCTCTTC CACCCTGGCAGTGCAGGAGAAGTATGTGCAATCTCAGGACAAAGCCGTGGAAGAAGAGGTGATGGATCTGTGA